One Leptospira meyeri genomic region harbors:
- a CDS encoding MFS transporter, giving the protein MTITPHAKATKIELFSLATPQMRTFHLTWIAFFLCFFGWFGIAPLMVYVREELSLTKAQVGNIIIASVAITIFMRLFIGWLCDKIGPRISYTILLTLGSIPVMCIGLADSYLSFLLLRLAIGAIGASFVITQYHTSVMFAPNIIGTANATTAGWGNLGGGVTQMVMPILFGFFVAFGFTTGVSWRLAMVVPGAALFFMGIIYYFGTQDTPGGNFKDIKETYPTFQGGKKNSLSNFLLVIKDPRVWLLFLAYGACFGIELTINNIAALYYVDQFQLSPTTAGLIAGLFGLMNLFARTLGGAFGDKFGIKWGLRGRVIWLSAVLAGEGLCLILFSQMSSLILAISSMIVFSLFVQMSEGATFSVVPFVNKKAIGAVSGIVGAGGNAGAVSAGFLFRGDLSYQNALLIIGVTVTVAAFFTLLVRFSTEEEKEVGDEMNKILPPVEKETSLASAT; this is encoded by the coding sequence GTGACAATTACACCTCATGCGAAAGCAACTAAAATCGAATTATTCAGCCTGGCGACACCACAAATGCGCACCTTTCACCTAACATGGATTGCATTCTTTCTATGTTTTTTTGGTTGGTTTGGAATTGCTCCACTTATGGTTTATGTTAGAGAAGAACTGTCCTTAACAAAGGCGCAAGTTGGCAATATCATCATCGCCTCTGTTGCCATAACAATCTTTATGCGATTGTTCATAGGCTGGTTATGTGACAAAATTGGACCACGGATCTCCTATACAATTCTTTTAACTTTGGGATCTATCCCTGTCATGTGCATTGGGCTTGCCGATAGTTATCTTTCTTTTTTGTTATTAAGATTGGCCATTGGAGCGATTGGAGCTTCTTTTGTAATCACCCAATACCATACTTCTGTTATGTTTGCACCTAATATCATTGGTACGGCAAATGCAACAACAGCAGGTTGGGGAAACTTAGGAGGTGGTGTGACACAAATGGTGATGCCAATCCTTTTTGGTTTTTTTGTTGCCTTTGGTTTTACTACAGGAGTTTCCTGGAGACTTGCGATGGTGGTTCCTGGTGCTGCATTATTCTTTATGGGTATCATTTATTATTTTGGAACACAAGATACTCCTGGTGGAAACTTTAAAGATATCAAAGAAACCTATCCCACGTTTCAAGGTGGAAAGAAAAATTCACTTAGCAACTTTTTGTTAGTCATCAAAGATCCTAGAGTTTGGTTGTTGTTTCTTGCTTATGGTGCTTGTTTTGGAATTGAACTTACTATCAACAATATCGCAGCGTTATATTATGTAGATCAGTTTCAGTTGTCGCCAACAACTGCAGGACTTATCGCTGGACTTTTTGGTTTAATGAATTTATTTGCAAGAACACTTGGTGGTGCCTTTGGAGATAAATTTGGAATCAAATGGGGTCTTCGTGGAAGAGTCATTTGGTTATCAGCTGTTTTAGCTGGAGAAGGACTTTGTTTGATTTTATTTTCGCAAATGAGTTCACTGATTCTTGCAATTTCCTCCATGATCGTTTTTAGTTTGTTTGTACAGATGTCAGAAGGTGCCACATTCTCTGTTGTCCCTTTTGTGAATAAAAAAGCAATTGGTGCCGTCTCCGGTATTGTTGGTGCTGGTGGAAATGCTGGTGCTGTCTCTGCTGGATTTTTATTTAGAGGAGATCTTAGTTACCAGAATGCGTTACTCATCATTGGTGTCACTGTAACTGTAGCCGCCTTCTTTACCTTACTTGTTCGATTTTCAACTGAAGAAGAAAAAGAGGTTGGCGACGAAATGAACAAAATATTACCTCCGGTTGAAAAAGAAACGTCTTTGGCTTCGGCCACTTAA
- a CDS encoding molybdopterin molybdotransferase MoeA has translation MISYQEALSKILSETKIYPTEVISLEQSFGRVLAEPVTADRDYPPFHRSAMDGFAIFSGDFSPNKVYVYKKELPAGSNIQLESGDEAIRIMTGAPVPNGFDVVIKIEDCILNESNNKKQVSFSIQEVKPWNNIAKQGEDVKKNQLVLPKGIQIGTSEISLLASLGKEKVPVVQSPKVHIISTGNEVVSIHQTPLPYQIRDSNSFTISSILSKFKISPKLITHVQDIESIMTESIKCGLEGDILILSGGVSMGNMDLVPSILHKLGVELIFHKSAIKPGKPIWFGKRNGTIVFGMPGNPFSVQTCSRIFLEPYLRQSFGLTIHPVYKLPFSTTKQKKGSLTEFFPVKLETSDKTYLTPVAFNGSGDIRAGISSDGLAIFPNELSQIQKEDTIEFLPW, from the coding sequence TTGATATCTTATCAGGAAGCTCTCAGTAAAATTCTTTCAGAAACAAAAATTTATCCCACGGAAGTCATTTCATTAGAGCAATCTTTTGGTAGAGTCCTTGCAGAACCAGTCACTGCAGATAGAGATTATCCACCATTCCACCGTTCGGCGATGGACGGATTTGCTATTTTTTCAGGTGATTTTTCTCCGAACAAAGTCTACGTTTATAAAAAAGAACTCCCTGCAGGAAGTAATATCCAACTAGAATCGGGAGATGAGGCTATTCGGATCATGACAGGTGCTCCCGTACCAAATGGATTTGATGTTGTGATTAAAATTGAAGATTGTATTCTAAACGAATCGAACAACAAAAAACAAGTTTCTTTTTCGATTCAAGAAGTTAAACCATGGAATAATATCGCCAAACAAGGTGAAGATGTAAAGAAAAACCAGCTAGTTTTACCCAAAGGTATCCAAATTGGCACTTCAGAAATCTCACTACTTGCAAGTCTCGGAAAAGAAAAAGTTCCTGTTGTCCAATCACCCAAAGTCCATATTATTTCTACCGGAAACGAAGTGGTTTCAATTCACCAAACACCGCTCCCTTACCAAATCAGAGATTCGAATTCTTTTACAATTAGTTCTATTTTATCCAAATTCAAAATCTCACCAAAATTAATCACTCATGTTCAAGATATTGAATCAATAATGACGGAATCCATAAAATGTGGGTTAGAAGGTGATATTTTAATTCTTTCTGGTGGAGTGTCGATGGGTAATATGGACTTAGTTCCATCCATTTTACATAAATTAGGTGTAGAACTTATTTTTCACAAATCGGCAATCAAACCAGGAAAACCAATTTGGTTTGGAAAACGAAACGGCACCATTGTTTTCGGAATGCCAGGAAACCCATTCAGCGTACAAACATGTTCACGTATTTTTTTAGAACCATATTTACGACAATCATTCGGGCTAACAATCCATCCTGTTTATAAACTCCCCTTTTCTACCACCAAACAAAAAAAAGGTTCTCTTACGGAATTTTTTCCTGTAAAATTAGAAACCTCCGACAAAACCTATCTGACACCTGTTGCTTTTAATGGAAGCGGAGACATACGGGCTGGGATTTCCTCTGACGGGCTTGCCATTTTTCCAAACGAACTTTCTCAAATTCAAAAAGAAGATACTATCGAGTTTTTACCTTGGTAA
- the moaCB gene encoding bifunctional molybdenum cofactor biosynthesis protein MoaC/MoaB gives MNDITGKRTTLRYAEAEGYVYCNPNTIERVKANNLPKGDIFGVAKAAALLGSKKTAELIPHCHPVPIDSFSIHFEILEPKNAIRIQTQAKSIGKTGIEMEALTGVTVAALVIYDLLKPIDKEIEISSIKLLEKKGGKTDSQISKFASGSNAKILVCSDSCFAGKKEDGSGKVIAELLQAEGVEVLEILIVPDEPTEIQKVISNWSSEKIDLIVTTGGTGLGPRDNTTDAIRQMLEQEIPGIAEVMRSFGQDRTPFAMLSRSLAGRIGKSLIVTIPGSSNGAKESMTAILPAIFHAKKMMRGEGH, from the coding sequence ATGAATGATATCACAGGAAAAAGAACCACACTTCGGTATGCAGAAGCCGAGGGATATGTATATTGTAATCCCAACACGATTGAAAGGGTTAAAGCAAACAATCTTCCAAAAGGAGATATCTTTGGTGTAGCCAAAGCAGCTGCACTACTTGGATCTAAAAAAACAGCTGAGTTAATTCCTCATTGCCATCCGGTTCCAATTGATTCTTTTTCCATTCATTTCGAAATTCTAGAGCCAAAAAATGCTATCCGAATCCAAACGCAAGCAAAGTCAATCGGCAAAACAGGAATTGAAATGGAAGCCCTTACAGGTGTTACAGTAGCAGCCCTTGTCATTTACGATCTATTAAAACCAATCGATAAAGAAATTGAAATTTCTTCTATCAAACTTTTAGAAAAAAAAGGCGGAAAAACGGATTCACAAATCTCAAAATTCGCAAGTGGATCGAATGCAAAGATATTGGTTTGTTCAGATTCTTGTTTTGCTGGTAAAAAAGAAGATGGATCAGGAAAGGTAATTGCTGAACTTCTCCAAGCAGAAGGAGTAGAAGTTTTAGAAATACTAATTGTACCGGATGAACCAACGGAAATTCAAAAAGTGATCTCCAATTGGAGTTCAGAAAAAATTGACTTAATTGTTACTACTGGGGGTACGGGTCTTGGACCTAGAGACAATACTACCGACGCCATTAGACAAATGTTAGAGCAGGAAATCCCTGGTATCGCTGAGGTAATGCGTTCCTTTGGACAAGATAGAACTCCCTTTGCAATGTTATCTCGTTCTCTTGCCGGGAGGATTGGGAAATCACTCATAGTTACTATTCCAGGAAGTAGCAACGGGGCAAAAGAAAGTATGACTGCGATTTTACCTGCCATCTTTCATGCAAAAAAAATGATGAGAGGTGAAGGTCATTGA
- the cobA gene encoding uroporphyrinogen-III C-methyltransferase, whose product MDTLNKRTNKGKVYLVGAGPGDPDLLTVKALKTLRKADIVFYDDLVSPRILGVCRKKIQMVYVGKRLGIHSCLQDEINTKLIQAANEYKTVVRLKGGDPSIFGRVGEEYSNLISAGISCEIIAGITTASGVASSLGFPLTHRDYAREILFLSGHKKDGVNSDSFKNLNCVGKTIIVYMGLNSIDLIVSELLVAGNSSETHIAVIQNATLNTERVFTGNLDSIQSIILENQVKSPAILVIGEIVRFYREMEILKNDYSSILTSL is encoded by the coding sequence ATGGATACCCTCAACAAAAGAACAAACAAAGGTAAAGTGTATCTAGTGGGAGCAGGTCCGGGAGATCCAGATCTTCTGACTGTCAAAGCATTAAAAACATTACGCAAAGCAGATATTGTTTTTTATGACGATTTGGTTTCCCCTAGAATTTTAGGTGTTTGTCGAAAAAAAATCCAAATGGTCTATGTTGGAAAAAGATTAGGTATCCATAGTTGTTTACAAGACGAAATTAATACAAAACTCATCCAAGCCGCAAATGAGTATAAAACAGTGGTAAGATTAAAAGGTGGTGACCCATCTATATTCGGAAGAGTCGGTGAAGAGTATTCAAACCTTATTTCCGCAGGAATCTCTTGCGAGATTATTGCTGGAATCACAACAGCCTCAGGTGTGGCGTCTTCCCTGGGATTCCCACTAACCCATAGAGATTATGCGAGAGAAATTTTGTTTTTATCAGGCCACAAAAAAGATGGAGTTAACTCAGATTCTTTTAAAAACCTAAACTGTGTTGGTAAAACGATCATTGTCTATATGGGGCTTAATTCAATCGACCTCATTGTATCAGAACTATTGGTTGCAGGGAACTCTAGCGAAACCCATATTGCGGTCATCCAAAATGCAACTTTAAACACAGAACGAGTTTTTACAGGGAATCTAGATTCAATCCAGTCCATCATTCTAGAAAACCAAGTCAAATCCCCTGCCATTCTTGTGATCGGAGAGATTGTCAGATTCTATAGAGAGATGGAAATTTTGAAAAATGACTATTCTTCCATTCTCACATCCCTATAA
- the nirD gene encoding nitrite reductase small subunit NirD, whose protein sequence is MGTSIKNKERVLIGPVSDFEKEGGVSAKVGEKQIAIFYFESRNEWYACDNACPHTGDMVLSRGFLGDNNGEPKIVCPLHKRNFSLTNGDCLSGENYKVNVYPVIVENGSVYLEIDSSSCSNS, encoded by the coding sequence ATGGGAACAAGTATCAAAAACAAAGAACGAGTTTTAATAGGTCCAGTTTCTGATTTTGAAAAAGAAGGTGGAGTCTCTGCAAAAGTGGGAGAGAAACAAATTGCCATATTCTATTTTGAATCTCGAAATGAATGGTATGCTTGCGATAACGCCTGCCCACATACCGGTGATATGGTATTGTCTCGGGGGTTTTTGGGAGATAATAATGGAGAGCCAAAAATAGTTTGTCCACTGCATAAAAGAAACTTTTCGCTCACTAACGGAGATTGCCTAAGTGGAGAAAACTACAAAGTCAATGTTTATCCAGTGATTGTCGAAAATGGATCTGTATACTTAGAGATAGATTCATCTTCATGTAGCAATAGTTAA